A single region of the Bacillota bacterium genome encodes:
- a CDS encoding UDP-N-acetylmuramate--L-alanine ligase — protein sequence MPHVHFIAIGGTGMSGIAKVLLEMGYVVSGSDLKETEGTRRLESMGASVFLGHRANNLDRPDVVVVSSAVPEDNEELLEAKARSIPVLHRGEMLAKLMEGRKGISVAGAHGKTTTTSMIAMVLEKGGLNPTVLVGGEVADFGGNAKLGRGEYLVAEADESDGSFLKLRPHLAVVTNIDDDHLDYYGSIGNIVAAFGDYIRNVGDDGFRVLCFDDPRVRSIASGIGGRNVTYGITGAWDYTAINVNLEAWTSSFDVRLRGEPAGRLTLQIPGIHNVVNSLAAIAVGMEVGLSLEAVRDALEGFHGVQRRLQTIACAGGIRILDDYGHHPTEIATTLKAVRQATKGKIICVFQPHRFSRTFLLQDEFGTAFHVADEVILLDIYPGPGEKPLDGVTSEMIASSIRRRDGKKVAYIREKDEAVRVAAGMAMPGDVIITVGAGDVWTLAPRIATILRDRAAAGHGHAHPT from the coding sequence ATGCCGCACGTACATTTCATAGCCATAGGCGGAACAGGGATGAGCGGAATAGCCAAGGTCCTGCTCGAGATGGGGTACGTCGTGTCGGGGTCAGATTTGAAGGAAACCGAGGGCACCAGGCGGCTCGAGAGCATGGGTGCGTCGGTGTTCCTGGGTCACAGGGCCAATAACCTGGATCGCCCCGACGTCGTAGTTGTGTCATCGGCGGTCCCCGAGGATAACGAGGAACTGCTCGAAGCGAAGGCCAGGTCAATTCCTGTCCTGCACCGCGGTGAGATGCTTGCGAAGCTGATGGAGGGGCGCAAGGGAATCTCGGTGGCGGGGGCCCACGGCAAGACGACAACTACCTCCATGATAGCGATGGTGCTGGAGAAGGGCGGGCTCAACCCGACGGTCCTGGTCGGGGGAGAGGTGGCCGACTTCGGCGGAAACGCAAAGCTGGGCCGGGGCGAGTACCTGGTGGCCGAGGCGGACGAGAGCGACGGGTCGTTCCTGAAGCTGAGGCCGCACCTCGCCGTCGTGACGAACATCGACGACGATCACCTCGACTATTACGGCAGCATAGGCAACATTGTGGCCGCGTTCGGGGACTACATACGCAATGTGGGCGATGATGGCTTCAGGGTGCTGTGTTTCGACGATCCGCGGGTACGCTCCATCGCTTCGGGTATCGGGGGGCGCAACGTTACCTATGGTATAACGGGGGCGTGGGATTACACCGCGATCAACGTCAACCTCGAGGCGTGGACGTCGTCGTTCGACGTCCGGCTGCGCGGGGAGCCGGCCGGCCGGCTCACCCTGCAGATACCCGGAATTCACAACGTGGTTAACTCACTGGCCGCCATCGCGGTCGGAATGGAGGTGGGCCTCAGTCTTGAGGCGGTGCGTGATGCCCTGGAGGGATTCCACGGCGTGCAGCGCAGACTGCAGACGATCGCCTGCGCCGGTGGGATCCGCATCCTGGACGACTACGGACACCACCCGACGGAGATCGCCACGACCCTCAAGGCCGTGCGGCAGGCCACGAAGGGCAAGATCATCTGCGTGTTCCAGCCGCACAGGTTTTCGAGGACGTTCCTCCTGCAGGACGAGTTCGGCACGGCGTTTCACGTCGCGGACGAGGTGATACTGCTTGACATCTACCCGGGCCCCGGGGAGAAGCCGCTCGATGGCGTGACGTCGGAGATGATTGCCTCCTCCATCCGCCGCCGGGATGGGAAGAAAGTAGCGTACATACGGGAAAAGGATGAAGCGGTCCGAGTGGCAGCCGGGATGGCCATGCCCGGAGACGTGATCATCACCGTTGGGGCGGGCGACGTTTGGACGCTGGCCCCCAGGATAGCAACAATCCTCAGAGACCGAGCCGCCGCGGGTCATGGACATGCTCATCCAACGTAG
- the murA gene encoding UDP-N-acetylglucosamine 1-carboxyvinyltransferase, which translates to MERYVIEGRQRLSGRVRMSGAKNAVLPIMAATVLCGGPCKIIDAPNLKDVQVMSGILRRLGASVSRQTTPDGRPCLLVDGSGLGDHEVPEDLMREMRSSIFLMGPLLGRLRRVRVSYPGGCAIGPRPIDLHLRGLQALGAIIRERHGYIYAEVSNLKGAEVHLDFPSVGATENIMMAAVMAKGPTVIRNAAKEPEIVDLQNFLNGMGARIRGAGMDVIRIDGVDSLSGVDYPVIPDRIETGTFMAAACITGGEICIENCIPEHVESITAKLRETGADIREEKDRMFVRGPARPRAVDFKTLPYPGFPTDMQPQAMALMCVSEGTSVITETIFESRFKQAEELKRMGAIIKTEGRSAVIKGRETLYGAHVEAFDLRGGASLTLAGLVAEGVTTIEGIQHIERGYDGFEENLTRLGANIRRVKEDH; encoded by the coding sequence ATGGAGCGCTACGTTATTGAGGGAAGGCAGCGGTTGTCGGGACGGGTGAGGATGAGCGGCGCCAAGAACGCCGTCCTGCCGATAATGGCTGCGACGGTCCTCTGCGGCGGACCGTGCAAGATAATCGACGCCCCCAATTTGAAAGACGTCCAGGTGATGTCCGGAATACTCCGCCGGCTCGGGGCCTCGGTCTCGAGGCAAACGACGCCGGACGGCAGGCCTTGTCTCCTCGTGGACGGCTCCGGCCTGGGCGACCACGAGGTTCCCGAGGATTTAATGCGCGAGATGCGCTCGTCCATATTCCTGATGGGGCCGCTCCTGGGCAGGCTGAGGAGGGTAAGGGTTTCGTACCCCGGCGGCTGCGCCATCGGGCCGAGGCCGATCGACCTCCACTTGAGGGGGCTCCAGGCGCTGGGCGCCATCATTCGGGAACGGCACGGGTACATCTACGCCGAGGTATCCAACCTCAAGGGGGCGGAGGTGCACCTCGATTTCCCCAGTGTCGGGGCGACTGAGAACATAATGATGGCCGCCGTCATGGCGAAGGGGCCGACCGTCATCCGCAACGCCGCAAAGGAACCCGAGATCGTCGACCTGCAGAACTTCCTGAACGGGATGGGCGCGCGGATCCGCGGCGCCGGGATGGACGTCATACGAATTGACGGGGTCGACAGCCTGAGCGGGGTGGACTACCCCGTAATTCCCGACAGGATCGAGACGGGCACGTTCATGGCCGCCGCCTGCATCACGGGCGGCGAAATCTGCATAGAGAACTGCATACCCGAGCACGTGGAGTCGATCACGGCGAAGCTGCGCGAGACGGGCGCCGATATCCGGGAAGAGAAGGACAGGATGTTCGTGCGCGGCCCGGCGCGTCCGAGGGCAGTTGATTTCAAGACGCTGCCCTATCCGGGTTTCCCAACCGACATGCAGCCCCAGGCGATGGCGCTGATGTGCGTGAGCGAGGGGACCAGCGTCATAACGGAGACGATATTCGAGAGCAGATTCAAGCAGGCGGAGGAGCTCAAGAGGATGGGCGCCATCATAAAGACCGAAGGGCGAAGCGCGGTAATCAAGGGCAGGGAGACGCTCTACGGTGCGCACGTGGAGGCGTTCGACCTGCGTGGGGGTGCGTCGCTCACGCTCGCCGGCCTCGTCGCGGAGGGCGTCACGACGATTGAGGGTATCCAACACATTGAACGCGGTTACGACGGCTTCGAGGAGAATCTGACCCGGCTCGGCGCGAACATCAGAAGAGTCAAAGAAGACCACTAA
- a CDS encoding FtsQ-type POTRA domain-containing protein, with protein sequence MSRRLRVVLLMAWVAAVAGAACVFLNSSFFWVKSVQVLGNARVKTEEIVAAAALPEGVNILKAPLGEAAERVAGIPLVKSVTCRRRFPDTIEIVVTERKAAAVTPHHNSFVVLDEDGWAMEVRQAPGGLPLVTADPVSKMVVGQQADSQALRWAIQCAAAFGPRVGDVAEVHCDSKNQITVYMTGGLRGLLGQADSTIERKVGVLLGIINDVKQSGLEVEYVDLRYEKPVVKPRQKSRPG encoded by the coding sequence ATGTCTCGTAGACTACGGGTTGTGCTGCTGATGGCGTGGGTAGCCGCCGTGGCCGGCGCAGCCTGCGTTTTTCTGAACTCCTCGTTTTTCTGGGTCAAGAGTGTACAAGTCCTTGGCAACGCCCGCGTCAAGACCGAGGAGATCGTGGCGGCGGCGGCGCTCCCTGAGGGCGTCAACATATTGAAGGCGCCGCTCGGCGAAGCCGCGGAGAGGGTGGCCGGGATTCCGCTGGTCAAGTCGGTCACCTGCAGGCGTCGCTTTCCGGACACCATCGAGATCGTCGTGACGGAGCGGAAGGCGGCGGCGGTGACGCCGCACCACAACTCGTTCGTCGTGCTGGACGAAGACGGCTGGGCGATGGAGGTGCGCCAGGCGCCCGGCGGCCTCCCGCTCGTGACCGCGGATCCGGTGTCGAAGATGGTCGTCGGGCAGCAGGCCGACTCGCAGGCCTTGCGGTGGGCGATACAGTGCGCCGCGGCTTTTGGGCCGCGGGTGGGGGACGTGGCCGAGGTCCACTGTGACTCGAAGAACCAGATTACAGTGTATATGACTGGTGGACTGCGCGGATTGCTCGGACAAGCCGACTCGACCATCGAGAGGAAAGTCGGTGTCCTGCTGGGTATCATCAATGATGTGAAACAGAGTGGTCTGGAGGTCGAATACGTCGACCTCAGGTACGAGAAACCGGTGGTCAAGCCCAGACAGAAATCCCGTCCGGGTTGA
- a CDS encoding DUF881 domain-containing protein, with the protein MQVRQKHSQAAIALVCVILGVMLSMQFKVQQSITANPAFQRQEEVARRLRDAEKDRDELQKEVAALRTRVGELAEGRNVIASLTAELQAAQMLAGILPVQGPGIVVTMNDSKRPSKPNEDPNAYIIHDDDILSVVNEVFAAGAEAVSINGQRVIATTEVRCTGPTISINGVRVAPPIVIHAIGDAQTLEAGLKTRGGIIDNLGLWGIEVTVRQLQTVEIPAYAGSTSFKYAQPKKKG; encoded by the coding sequence ATGCAGGTAAGACAGAAACACAGCCAGGCTGCAATAGCGCTCGTCTGCGTGATACTCGGGGTCATGCTGTCGATGCAGTTCAAGGTGCAGCAGTCCATTACGGCAAACCCCGCGTTCCAGCGCCAGGAGGAAGTGGCGCGGCGCCTGCGCGACGCCGAGAAGGACAGGGACGAGCTGCAGAAAGAGGTCGCTGCGCTGCGCACCAGAGTGGGGGAGCTCGCGGAAGGCAGGAACGTGATCGCGAGCCTGACCGCGGAACTCCAGGCGGCCCAGATGCTGGCGGGCATATTGCCGGTGCAAGGGCCCGGAATCGTCGTCACCATGAACGACTCCAAGAGGCCGAGCAAGCCCAACGAGGACCCGAACGCATATATCATACACGACGACGACATTCTCAGCGTGGTCAACGAGGTGTTCGCGGCCGGCGCCGAAGCGGTGTCGATCAACGGCCAGAGGGTGATAGCCACCACCGAGGTGCGTTGCACGGGGCCCACGATATCCATTAACGGCGTCCGCGTTGCCCCGCCGATAGTCATCCACGCGATCGGCGACGCCCAGACGCTCGAGGCCGGTCTCAAGACTCGCGGCGGCATTATCGACAACCTTGGGCTGTGGGGGATCGAGGTCACCGTAAGACAACTGCAGACAGTGGAGATCCCCGCGTACGCGGGCAGCACGTCGTTCAAATACGCGCAGCCGAAGAAAAAAGGGTGA
- a CDS encoding small basic family protein, translating to MWVIIASLAIGLILGYNVPVKIPLFYARYMSIAVLAGLDSVFGGIRASLEGTYDLTVFITGFAANSLLAALLTYIGDRLGVELYYAALFAFGYRVFQNLGAIRRLLLQQWHLLPSRQDAGAKK from the coding sequence ATGTGGGTTATAATCGCCAGCCTGGCAATCGGCCTCATACTGGGATACAACGTACCGGTCAAGATACCGCTGTTCTACGCGCGGTACATGTCGATCGCCGTGCTCGCCGGGCTCGACTCGGTCTTCGGCGGGATTCGCGCGAGCCTTGAGGGGACGTACGACCTGACCGTGTTCATCACGGGTTTCGCCGCGAACTCCCTCCTCGCCGCGCTCCTGACTTACATCGGCGACAGGCTGGGCGTCGAACTGTATTACGCCGCGCTGTTCGCATTCGGCTACAGGGTGTTCCAGAACCTCGGAGCGATCCGGCGGCTCCTTCTGCAGCAGTGGCACCTCCTCCCATCCAGGCAGGACGCCGGCGCGAAGAAGTAG
- the ftsA gene encoding cell division protein FtsA codes for MPVRDFVVGLDVGTGKVAAVVAQVGQGAPNIIGVGVAPSTGMRKGVVVDIEGTARSVQEAVGRAERMAGVTASSVYLSISGAHIQSFNNRGVVAVTADDKEITEADVQRVIEAARVFNLSSDREIIHVLPREFIVDGYDGVRDPVGMMGVRLEVEAQIVTGAVTSVQNLLRSIYKAGLEVEDVVLAPLASGEAVLQAAEKDLGVVVVDMGAGTTDVAIFEQGSLWYAGVIPLGGDHITNDVAVGLRTPVTQAEKIKIDDGTVLSGDGDADAMVSIPNVGGTGKREVSRKVLASIIEARVREIFGLVEKEIKKSGYPNVIAGGAVLTGGSPQMAGIADLSAEALDLPVRLGMPSGVEGLKDIVSSPPFATAVGLVLFANKDKGRLQAKRDTKPAGSIFSRVRNAFKDLF; via the coding sequence TTGCCGGTACGCGATTTCGTTGTGGGCCTGGACGTTGGCACCGGCAAGGTCGCGGCCGTAGTGGCTCAGGTGGGACAGGGTGCTCCCAACATCATCGGCGTCGGCGTCGCTCCGAGCACCGGGATGCGGAAAGGCGTGGTTGTCGACATCGAGGGCACCGCGCGATCTGTCCAGGAAGCCGTCGGCAGGGCCGAGCGAATGGCTGGCGTCACCGCGAGTTCAGTATACCTCTCCATCTCCGGAGCGCACATCCAGTCGTTCAACAACCGCGGGGTGGTCGCGGTGACGGCGGACGACAAGGAGATTACCGAGGCCGACGTCCAGCGTGTCATCGAGGCCGCCCGCGTCTTCAACCTGTCATCTGATCGTGAAATCATCCACGTGCTGCCCAGGGAGTTCATCGTCGACGGCTACGACGGGGTGCGCGACCCCGTCGGTATGATGGGCGTTCGTCTCGAGGTGGAAGCGCAGATAGTGACCGGAGCCGTGACGTCCGTGCAGAACCTCCTCCGGAGCATCTACAAGGCGGGACTCGAAGTAGAAGACGTTGTGCTCGCCCCGCTCGCCTCGGGCGAGGCGGTGCTGCAGGCCGCCGAAAAGGACCTCGGGGTCGTGGTGGTCGACATGGGCGCGGGGACCACGGACGTGGCGATTTTCGAGCAGGGCAGCCTGTGGTACGCAGGGGTCATACCTCTCGGTGGCGACCACATTACCAACGACGTTGCGGTCGGCCTCCGGACCCCGGTCACGCAGGCCGAGAAGATCAAGATCGACGACGGGACGGTCCTGAGCGGTGACGGCGACGCGGACGCGATGGTCTCGATACCCAACGTGGGCGGGACCGGCAAGCGCGAGGTGTCGCGGAAGGTTCTGGCGTCCATCATCGAGGCAAGGGTGCGCGAGATATTCGGCCTGGTGGAGAAGGAGATCAAGAAATCCGGCTATCCGAACGTGATCGCCGGCGGGGCGGTTCTGACAGGCGGTTCGCCGCAGATGGCGGGCATCGCCGACTTGAGCGCCGAAGCGCTGGACCTGCCGGTAAGGCTCGGGATGCCCTCGGGCGTGGAAGGACTCAAGGACATAGTATCGAGCCCCCCCTTTGCGACAGCGGTGGGGCTCGTGCTGTTCGCCAACAAGGATAAGGGCCGCTTGCAGGCGAAAAGGGATACGAAACCGGCGGGTTCGATATTCAGCCGGGTACGCAACGCATTCAAGGATCTGTTTTAG
- the ftsZ gene encoding cell division protein FtsZ: MLDLDLEVERFANLKVVGVGGGGNNAVNRMIAAGLKGVDFIAINTDAQALTLSNAMHKIQIGANLTKGLGAGANPEVGRQAAEESREEIAKALQGSDMVFITAGMGGGTGTGGAPVVSELAKQAGALTVGVVTKPFTFEGRRRMGVADKGISSLRQSVDTLITIPNDRLLQVVEKNTSILEAFRIADDILRQGVQGISDLIAVPGLINLDFADVRTIMMDTGSALMGIGVASGENRAVEAARHAVSSPLLETSIDGARGVLLNITGGGDLTLFEVNEAAEIISSVADPEANIIFGAVIDENMKDDVRVTVIATGFDRNQAEKSEPRFDLKTFPDDDLEIPAFLRRKAVDE, encoded by the coding sequence GTGCTTGATCTCGACCTGGAGGTGGAGCGATTCGCCAACCTGAAGGTTGTCGGTGTGGGTGGCGGTGGGAACAACGCCGTCAACAGGATGATCGCGGCGGGGCTCAAGGGAGTCGATTTCATTGCGATCAACACCGACGCCCAGGCGCTCACCCTGTCTAACGCCATGCACAAGATCCAGATCGGGGCGAATCTCACGAAGGGCCTCGGCGCGGGGGCCAACCCCGAGGTGGGCCGGCAGGCCGCTGAGGAAAGCCGCGAGGAGATCGCTAAGGCGCTTCAGGGCTCCGACATGGTGTTCATCACGGCTGGCATGGGTGGCGGCACGGGGACCGGCGGGGCGCCCGTGGTGTCTGAGCTCGCCAAGCAGGCCGGCGCGCTCACGGTGGGAGTCGTTACCAAGCCCTTCACCTTCGAGGGTAGGCGCCGCATGGGCGTGGCCGACAAGGGCATATCCAGCCTTCGCCAGAGTGTCGACACGCTCATCACCATCCCCAACGACAGGCTGCTCCAGGTCGTCGAGAAGAACACGTCGATACTCGAGGCTTTCAGGATTGCGGACGACATTCTCAGGCAGGGGGTCCAGGGGATATCCGATCTGATCGCCGTCCCGGGCCTTATTAACCTGGACTTCGCCGACGTGCGCACGATTATGATGGATACCGGGTCAGCCTTGATGGGCATCGGCGTGGCGAGCGGCGAGAACCGCGCGGTCGAGGCGGCCAGGCATGCGGTGTCGAGCCCGCTCCTGGAAACGTCGATCGATGGGGCGAGGGGCGTGCTGCTGAACATCACGGGCGGCGGAGACCTGACCCTGTTCGAGGTGAACGAGGCCGCCGAAATCATATCGTCCGTCGCCGACCCCGAGGCCAACATCATCTTCGGCGCGGTCATAGACGAGAACATGAAGGACGACGTCAGAGTCACAGTCATCGCCACGGGCTTCGACCGGAATCAGGCAGAGAAGAGCGAACCGCGCTTCGACCTGAAGACGTTCCCGGACGACGACCTCGAAATACCGGCATTCCTGAGGCGCAAGGCCGTGGACGAATAG
- a CDS encoding sigma-E processing peptidase SpoIIGA — MPRVVYGDVLFAVNFIMNALILWGTSRFTGTAAPAARIASASAIGAAYALAAVWLQAAWMESVWAKVLVVLVMVRVVFQVRGAGQVLRLTGYAVSFSFMVAGATMAVWATTAGPGAWAHPVKWWALGAAAMLAAGGARSVAGLFRRRYALGGGCMSVEIGLCGAITGVTALLDTGNHLEDPITGAPVLVAEYEAVKGIIPADARQAVASGDPEAVAAAVAGTPSPAFSSRFRVLPFSALGEAGGLMVGFRPDSLVIEHGGRRYDRSGAVVAVCRGPLSPDGSYQALLHPGMMEGILEPG, encoded by the coding sequence ATGCCCAGGGTCGTATATGGGGACGTGCTGTTCGCGGTCAATTTCATCATGAACGCGCTGATCCTTTGGGGGACGTCCCGTTTCACGGGAACCGCGGCGCCGGCGGCGCGGATCGCGTCCGCGTCGGCGATCGGAGCGGCCTACGCATTGGCCGCCGTCTGGCTCCAGGCGGCGTGGATGGAATCGGTGTGGGCGAAAGTCCTGGTCGTCCTGGTGATGGTGCGCGTGGTGTTCCAGGTCCGGGGCGCGGGGCAGGTCCTCAGGCTGACCGGCTATGCCGTGAGTTTCTCGTTCATGGTTGCGGGCGCGACCATGGCGGTATGGGCTACGACTGCAGGTCCCGGCGCCTGGGCGCATCCGGTCAAGTGGTGGGCGCTCGGCGCCGCGGCGATGCTGGCCGCGGGGGGCGCAAGATCGGTGGCGGGCCTGTTCAGGAGGCGCTACGCGCTGGGCGGCGGCTGCATGAGCGTCGAGATAGGGCTATGCGGGGCGATCACCGGCGTCACGGCGTTGCTGGACACCGGCAACCACCTGGAGGATCCGATTACCGGGGCCCCCGTCCTCGTAGCGGAATACGAGGCGGTCAAGGGGATCATACCCGCGGACGCGCGTCAGGCGGTGGCGAGCGGAGACCCAGAGGCGGTGGCCGCGGCGGTGGCCGGGACTCCGTCGCCGGCCTTTTCGTCCAGGTTCAGGGTGCTGCCGTTCAGCGCGCTGGGGGAAGCGGGCGGCCTGATGGTCGGCTTTAGACCCGACTCGCTGGTGATAGAGCACGGTGGCCGCAGGTACGATCGCTCCGGCGCCGTCGTGGCGGTATGCAGGGGTCCGCTGTCCCCTGACGGATCGTACCAGGCGCTGCTGCACCCCGGAATGATGGAGGGGATCTTGGAGCCCGGGTGA